One region of Osmia lignaria lignaria isolate PbOS001 chromosome 7, iyOsmLign1, whole genome shotgun sequence genomic DNA includes:
- the gig gene encoding TSC complex subunit tuberin isoform X3, whose product MLSFQNKMSKMSSKDKDNKTLHDKLKQFFRINKGNHKSREDFILTHDLEKEISHESPVHYRTKAIKDLCDPILNQQWEDNAAERLWYLVQDLLDKDVPREHRHVTLNFLRCLVQGQYSKLSSLMRIKFFMVIKEHNIPEDIGPRLELLQSLTENGKDILHLEERIGPFLLDWMSVVTAGDGKRSAEFLSLLVNVIKFNSAYIDEDIISGFVRYICHLCYYSNSNEVVSGCLEALDAIVCYSNLQSDSLQTFIIALCGSVNVETYCQISWKIMRNLLGTHMGHSALYTMCRMLQDPSFQQDVRLLRGAVFYVNMGLWGTHRIPKLECTPTSVLPSFYQALKCNHPVVMYEVTLSIQRLVNKYGTELWDPTWNIILDIIKEVITHTETSNQPATRQVSVSLHETINSIENLLDSNHYNGSVQRFYELVERCSDTRPEASVLKLIEYRAYTIGPTHYQWQSRLANLIERYYKIETRTNIRMKILDVLTNVIEVNRFRYEDELIEKIIVPYFQHIDMDPDITIRNSVAHLIVDLCLECDTKRCLELLDILEKVINKPFTSDTPILKDVDIKDVKTAVVGVIKILTTKIYCLPSSHAIRAYKILVNHLEQHYKEPSIFHDASSVRYLIFECFLKIRANSLYHLGFLDTENGLAIKFSPYLVLEHSTERMNSGGGGTSPPPASPVPLQHLSCQITHISLVHACKAVISCIKSEKDWKILQLVLKELPQVMQNRALILSRHTNDIDFTAVLCSMVSDKSLRLPESLYNVPPKFTLSEFRVHVFPVLASLASYHAHLEPNLQQRLIKCFEVGLKAKCASQCVTSLTTCILEMRDAMNKLLSEVLLNLSKISATVHIAIPILEFLSTLTRLPKVFANFIGDQYMSVFAILLPYTNPFKYDHYTVSLAHHVIAVWFLKCRLPFRRDFVKFITTGLKANVIVPFEEGHLMKSDFNFMNEDSSNRKRSSSLTEQGSRGRRERPIMANRMIGDGKVSDLKPPIDEALMTFHVELTETCIDLMARYTFSTYSARPKRLPAAKFLLKEGQSMTWLLGNKLITITTSGCSNKAMRGGLCDNCWIACKPNSQSPEQVKTTHLNLRRASGAEVTKEDKLSRQSSGGHSTSNANTNSPTEESRKMTDDLNVPKKDYSAEKMDKDQVESSKLDQILNSEKQEEHVLCACWCQGWAEIYVRRPTGDMSWVMRIQNSMQFETYADFPVHDIVALYKPSEDLMQKQKESPSECSGDEDTGDKNHQDQVRSDYNTFTKSVITSSVSTDPIAIPGSPVRPSPSRQSSHDSLESLEDGEDDLRRSRNPVRRSNSSPEMSANWKNPFLNKDKLNFQQERELPSTDVDAKLDAELKKHAKSMYTKDMRVSCEAIPEEMFGMSTTPPSSENVSDHPIALKSQRSYPGATQITQIITTTISNTVPPSPTTQVQGNFLGIQGRTTQMTTTKPPQSPTQIYSRLSNFDSSQNSLGVENKSFLGRNHLIDKKEEKPDPSMLPPLPLPFRDRGHTISVMSPVKKSRGEWDNIRRGNSPRIKDTPKTGINPSFVFLQLYHTAHFGSPSEKPLLVPQTTAVQRAVTNLDRIQPYETHKIGVLYVGPGQASNEIEILANQHGSLRYTEFLQRLGTLVRLKDIDESVFLGGLDRNGENGNFAYIWQDDVTQVAFHVATLMPTKVSDPKCTSKKQHIGNNYVTVVYNESGEAYNIQTVKGQFNYACVVIQPLDHGTNQVTVQVKEELAKHIRHNEPKIISDQNLAILSRQLALHANLASMVSSSLEQNSHNPYASNWLERLRHIKRLRNRVLQELINNNPDGASDDLSPKANKRIYMDDFTEYTT is encoded by the exons ATGTTaagttttcaaaataaaatgtcGAAAATGAGCTCGAAAGATAAAGATAACAAAACATTACATgataaattgaaacaattttttcgTATCAATAAAG GAAACCATAAAAGTCGTGAAGATTTTATATTAACCCATGatcttgaaaaagaaataagtcaTGAAAGTCCTGTACATTATCGTACTAAAGCTATTAAAGATCTTTGCGATCCAATTCTTAATCAGCAGTGGGAAGAT AATGCTGCTGAACGATTATGGTATTTGGTACAAGATCTGTTAGACAAAGATGTACCTCGTGAACATAGACATGTGACATTAAATTTTTTGCGGTGTCTTGTTCAAGGACAATATTCTAAGTTGTCTTCTCTTatgagaataaaatttttcatggTTATTAAAGAACATAATATTCCTGAAGATATTGGACCTAG ATTGGAACTTTTACAaagtttaacagaaaatggaaaAGATATATTACATTTGGAAGAAAGAATAGGCCCTTTTTTATTAGATTGGATGTCTGTTGTGACTGCAGGAGATGGGAAAAGAAGTGCTGAATTTTTGTCACTTCTAGTTAATGTCATTAAATTCAATTCAGCTTACATCGATGAAGACATTATATCAGGCTTTGTTCG atatATTTGCCATTTGTGCTACTATAGTAATAGCAACGAAGTTGTTTCCGGATGTTTAGAAGCTTTAGATGCAATTGTTTGTTACAGTAATTTACAATCTGATTCATTGCAAACATTTATTATAGCATTGTGTGGAAGCGTCAATGTTGAAACATATTGCCAAATAAGTTGGAAA ATAATGCGTAATCTATTAGGTACACACATgggtcattctgcactatatacaATGTGTCGTATGTTACAAGATCCAAGttttcaacaagatgtacgttTACTACGGGGCGCAGTGTTTTATGTAAATATGGGTCTCTGGGGAACACATAGAATCCCAAAGTTAGAGTGTACACCAACATCTGTACTACCTTCATTTTACCAA GCTTTAAAATGTAATCATCCGGTTGTTATGTATGAGGTGACATTATCAATACAAAGATTAGTAAATAAATATGGTACTGAATTATGGGATCCTACATGGAATATTATCCTTGATATTATCAAAGAAGTTATTACTCATACAG AAACTAGTAATCAACCTGCAACCAGACAAGTTTCAGTAAGTTTGCACGAAACGATAAACAGTATTGAAAATTTACTGGATAGTAATCATTATAATGGCTCTGTTCAACGGTTTTATGAGCTTGTTGAACGTTGCAGTGATACACGAcct GAAGCTtctgttttaaaattaattgaatatcgAGCATATACCATAGGACCTACTCATTATCAGTGGCAATCTAGATTAGCCAATTTAATAGAGcgttattataaaattgaaacacgTACTAACATCAGGATGAAAATTCTTGATGTTTTAACGAATGTCATTGAAGTTAATAG ATTCAGGTATGAAGATGAATTGATTGAAAAAATAATCGTGCCATATTTTCAACATATTGATATGGATCCAGATATCACAATACGTAACAGTGTCGCACATTTAATTGTTGATCTTTGCCTTGAATGTGATACAAAACGATGTTTAGAACTTCTAGATATACTTGAGAAG gTGATTAACAAACCTTTCACTTCTGACACTCCAATTTTAAAAGATGTTGACATTAAAGATGTGAAGACTGCAGTAGTtggtgtaataaaaatattaacaacaaaaatttattgtttaccATCAAGTCATGCTATACGTGCTTACAAGATTCTAGTTAATCATTTAGAACAACACTATAAAGAACCGTCCATTTTCCATGATGCTTCTTCAGTTCGTTACTTG ATTTTTGAATGTTTCTTAAAAATTAGAGCAAACTCTCTTTATCATCTTGGATTTTTGGACACTGAAAATGGATTAGCAATAAAGTTTAGTCCATATTTAGTTTTAGAACATTCAACTGAACGAATGAACAGTGGAGGTGGTGGAACTAGCCCTCCACCAGCTAGTCCGGTTCCGTTACAGCACTTGTCTTGTCAGATTACTCATATATCGCTGGTACACGCATGTAAAGCTGTTATTTCCTGTATTAAATCAGAAAAAG ACTGGAAAATTTTGCAACTTGTATTAAAAGAATTACCTCAAGTAATGCAAAACAGAGCATTAATATTATCACGACATACAAACGATATCGATTTTACAGCAGTGCTTTGTTCAATG GTCAGTGACAAAAGTTTAAGGCTTCCAGAGTCGCTTTATAATGTCCCTCCAAAATTTACTCTTTCTGAATTTCGTGTTCATGTTTTTCCAGTATTGGCATCATTAGCTTCGTATCATGCACATTTAGAACCTAATTTACAACAACGcttaataaaatgttttgag GTTGGTTTAAAAGCAAAGTGTGCAAGTCAATGTGTTACTAGTCTCACAACTTGTATTTTAGAAATGCGCGATGCAATGAATAAACTGTTATCAGAAGTTcttttaaatttatcaaaaatttcagCAACAGTTCACATAGCTATaccaattttagaatttttatcta CTCTTACAAGGCTTCCAAAAGTTTTCGCAAATTTCATTGGAGATCAATACATGTCAGTGTTCGCAATTTTACTACCATATACAAATCCTTTTAAGTACGACCATTACACAGTATCGTTAGCACATCATGTAATTGCTGTATGGTTTTTGAAATGTCGTTTACCATTTCGAAGAGACTTTGTTAAATTTATTACTACA ggCTTAAAAGCTAATGTAATAGTTCCTTTCGAAGAAGGACATTTAATGAAGtcagattttaattttatgaacgAAGACTCCTCAAATAGAAAGCGTAGTTCAAGTTTAACAGAACAG GGTAGTAGAGGCCGAAGAGAAAGGCCAATAATGGCTAATCGTATGATAGGTGATGGTAAAGTTTCAGATTTGAAACCTCCAATTGATGAAGCTTTAATGACTTTCCATGTTGAACTTACCGAAACTTGTATTGATCTCATGGCTCGGTATACATTTTCAACTTACTCGGCTCGGCCTAAAAg ACTTCCAGCTGCAAAATTTCTTCTTAAAGAAGGCCAGTCGATGACATGGCTCCTTGGTAACAAACTTATCACTATAACAACTAGTGGTTGCAGTAATAAAGCAATGCGTGGAGGGCTTTGTGATAATTGTTGGATTGCATGTAAACCTAATTCTCAGTCGCCTGAACAGGTAAAAACAACCCACTTGAATTTAAGACGTGCATCTGGTGCTGAG GTAACGAAAGAAGATAAATTGTCCAGACAGTCTTCCGGAGGTCACAGCACTTCTAATGCAAATACAAATTCTCCAACAGAGGAATCTAGAAAAATGACAGATGATCTAAATGTACCAAAAAAAGATTATTCTGCAGAAAAAATGGATAAAGATCAAGTTGAATCATCAAAACTGGATCAAATACTTAATAGTGAAAAGCAAGAAGAGCACGTACTTTGTGCTTGTTGGTGTCAAGGTTGGGCTGAAATATATGTACGCAGACCTACGGGTGATATGTCTTGGGTGATGAGAATTCAAAATTCTATGCAATTCGAAACGTATGCAGACTTTCCTGTACACGACATAGTAGCTTTATACAAACCAAGTGAGGATTTAATGCAAAAGCAGAAAGAATCTCCATCTGAATGTTCTGGAGATGAG gATACTGGAGATAAAAACCATCAAGATCAAGTACGAAGTGATTATAATACTTTTACGAAATCTGTAATAACTTCTTCTGTGTCTACGGATCCAATTGCAATACCTGGTTCACCAGTGCGACCGAGTCCTTCAAGACAAAGCTCACACGACAGCTTAGAAAGTTTAGAAGACGGCGAAGATG ATTTACGTCGTTCTCGAAACCCAGTACGAAGATCAAACTCTAGTCCTGAAATGAGTGCTAATTGGAAAAATCCATTTTTGAATAAAGATAAATTGAACTTTCAACAGGAGCGAGAACTTCCATCGACAGATGTAGATGCTAAACTTGATGCTGAATTGAAAAAGCACGCAAAAAGCATGTATACAAAAGACATGag GGTTAGTTGCGAAGCAATACCAGAAGAAATGTTTGGCATGAGTACAACACCCCCATCATCTGAAAATGTATCAGATCATCCAATTGCTTTAAAATCACAACGCTCTTATCCAGGTGCAACACAAATAACTCAAATTATTACTACCACTATTAGCAATACTGTACCACCATCACCTACCACACAG GTTCAAGGAAACTTTTTGGGAATACAAGGACGCACAACACAAATGACCACTACGAAACCTCCACAATCACCAACACAAATTTATTCTCGGTTATCTAATTTTGATTCTAGTCAAAACTCATTAGGAGTAGAAAATAAATCGTTTCTTGGAAGAAATCACCTTATAGATAAG aaagaagaaaaacctGATCCTTCAATGTTACCTCCTCTGCCGTTACCTTTCCGCGACAGAGGTCATACAATTTCTGTAATGAGTCCTGTAAAGAAATCGCGTGGAGAATGGGACAATATACGTAGAGGAAATTCACCACGAATAAAAGATACTCCAAAAACTGGTATTAATCCtag TTTTGTATTTCTGCAGTTGTATCACACAGCACACTTCGGTTCTCCTTCAGAAAAACCTCTACTGGTTCCACAAACAACAGCTGTGCAAAGAGCAGTAACAAATTTAGATAGAATACAACCCTATGAAACTCATAAGATTGGAGTTCTTTATGTTGGTCCAGGGCAAGCTTCTAATGAGATTGAAATTTTGGCTAACCAACATGGATCCCTTCGATACACAGAATTTCTACAACGCCTGGGAACATTGGTTCGACTAAAGGATATTGATGAAAGTGTATTTTTAGGAGGTTTAGATCGTAATGGTGAAAATGGAAACTTTGCATATATTTGGCAAGATGACGTTACACAG GTAGCCTTTCATGTAGCTACTTTGATGCCAACAAAAGTAAGTGACCCCAAGTGTACATCTAAAAAACAGCATATAGGAAATAACTATGTTACTGTCGTTTATAACGAATCAGGAGAAGCCTATAATATACAAACTGTAAAA GGTCAGTTCAATTATGCATGTGTTGTAATTCAACCTTTAGATCATGGTACGAACCAAGTGACAGTTCAAGTAAAAGAAGAATTAGCAAAACACATTCGACATAATGAACCTAAAATTATTTCTGATCAAAATTTAGCTATTCTGTCTCGACAGCTTGCTCTTCATGCAAAT CTTGCTTCAATGGTTTCTTCATCTTTGGAACAAAATAGTCACAATCCATATGCCTCTAATTGGTTGGAGCGTTTGCGACATATAAAACGTCTCAGAAATCGTGTATTAcaagaattaataaataataatccaGATGGAGCAAGCGATGACTTGTCACCAAAAGCAAACAAACGTATATATATGGACGATTTTACTGAGTACACAAcatga
- the gig gene encoding TSC complex subunit tuberin isoform X1: protein MLSYTYYIFMHFHCHGLQQNSVWYRFVQFLYICFMLSFQNKMSKMSSKDKDNKTLHDKLKQFFRINKGNHKSREDFILTHDLEKEISHESPVHYRTKAIKDLCDPILNQQWEDNAAERLWYLVQDLLDKDVPREHRHVTLNFLRCLVQGQYSKLSSLMRIKFFMVIKEHNIPEDIGPRLELLQSLTENGKDILHLEERIGPFLLDWMSVVTAGDGKRSAEFLSLLVNVIKFNSAYIDEDIISGFVRYICHLCYYSNSNEVVSGCLEALDAIVCYSNLQSDSLQTFIIALCGSVNVETYCQISWKIMRNLLGTHMGHSALYTMCRMLQDPSFQQDVRLLRGAVFYVNMGLWGTHRIPKLECTPTSVLPSFYQALKCNHPVVMYEVTLSIQRLVNKYGTELWDPTWNIILDIIKEVITHTETSNQPATRQVSVSLHETINSIENLLDSNHYNGSVQRFYELVERCSDTRPEASVLKLIEYRAYTIGPTHYQWQSRLANLIERYYKIETRTNIRMKILDVLTNVIEVNRFRYEDELIEKIIVPYFQHIDMDPDITIRNSVAHLIVDLCLECDTKRCLELLDILEKVINKPFTSDTPILKDVDIKDVKTAVVGVIKILTTKIYCLPSSHAIRAYKILVNHLEQHYKEPSIFHDASSVRYLIFECFLKIRANSLYHLGFLDTENGLAIKFSPYLVLEHSTERMNSGGGGTSPPPASPVPLQHLSCQITHISLVHACKAVISCIKSEKDWKILQLVLKELPQVMQNRALILSRHTNDIDFTAVLCSMVSDKSLRLPESLYNVPPKFTLSEFRVHVFPVLASLASYHAHLEPNLQQRLIKCFEVGLKAKCASQCVTSLTTCILEMRDAMNKLLSEVLLNLSKISATVHIAIPILEFLSTLTRLPKVFANFIGDQYMSVFAILLPYTNPFKYDHYTVSLAHHVIAVWFLKCRLPFRRDFVKFITTGLKANVIVPFEEGHLMKSDFNFMNEDSSNRKRSSSLTEQGSRGRRERPIMANRMIGDGKVSDLKPPIDEALMTFHVELTETCIDLMARYTFSTYSARPKRLPAAKFLLKEGQSMTWLLGNKLITITTSGCSNKAMRGGLCDNCWIACKPNSQSPEQVKTTHLNLRRASGAEVTKEDKLSRQSSGGHSTSNANTNSPTEESRKMTDDLNVPKKDYSAEKMDKDQVESSKLDQILNSEKQEEHVLCACWCQGWAEIYVRRPTGDMSWVMRIQNSMQFETYADFPVHDIVALYKPSEDLMQKQKESPSECSGDEDTGDKNHQDQVRSDYNTFTKSVITSSVSTDPIAIPGSPVRPSPSRQSSHDSLESLEDGEDDLRRSRNPVRRSNSSPEMSANWKNPFLNKDKLNFQQERELPSTDVDAKLDAELKKHAKSMYTKDMRVSCEAIPEEMFGMSTTPPSSENVSDHPIALKSQRSYPGATQITQIITTTISNTVPPSPTTQVQGNFLGIQGRTTQMTTTKPPQSPTQIYSRLSNFDSSQNSLGVENKSFLGRNHLIDKKEEKPDPSMLPPLPLPFRDRGHTISVMSPVKKSRGEWDNIRRGNSPRIKDTPKTGINPSFVFLQLYHTAHFGSPSEKPLLVPQTTAVQRAVTNLDRIQPYETHKIGVLYVGPGQASNEIEILANQHGSLRYTEFLQRLGTLVRLKDIDESVFLGGLDRNGENGNFAYIWQDDVTQVAFHVATLMPTKVSDPKCTSKKQHIGNNYVTVVYNESGEAYNIQTVKGQFNYACVVIQPLDHGTNQVTVQVKEELAKHIRHNEPKIISDQNLAILSRQLALHANLASMVSSSLEQNSHNPYASNWLERLRHIKRLRNRVLQELINNNPDGASDDLSPKANKRIYMDDFTEYTT from the exons ATGCTCTCATATACCTATTATATATTTATGCATTTTCATTGTCATGGATTACAGCAAAATAGTGTTTGGTATCGTTTTGTTCAGTTTCTTTACATA TGTTTTATGTTaagttttcaaaataaaatgtcGAAAATGAGCTCGAAAGATAAAGATAACAAAACATTACATgataaattgaaacaattttttcgTATCAATAAAG GAAACCATAAAAGTCGTGAAGATTTTATATTAACCCATGatcttgaaaaagaaataagtcaTGAAAGTCCTGTACATTATCGTACTAAAGCTATTAAAGATCTTTGCGATCCAATTCTTAATCAGCAGTGGGAAGAT AATGCTGCTGAACGATTATGGTATTTGGTACAAGATCTGTTAGACAAAGATGTACCTCGTGAACATAGACATGTGACATTAAATTTTTTGCGGTGTCTTGTTCAAGGACAATATTCTAAGTTGTCTTCTCTTatgagaataaaatttttcatggTTATTAAAGAACATAATATTCCTGAAGATATTGGACCTAG ATTGGAACTTTTACAaagtttaacagaaaatggaaaAGATATATTACATTTGGAAGAAAGAATAGGCCCTTTTTTATTAGATTGGATGTCTGTTGTGACTGCAGGAGATGGGAAAAGAAGTGCTGAATTTTTGTCACTTCTAGTTAATGTCATTAAATTCAATTCAGCTTACATCGATGAAGACATTATATCAGGCTTTGTTCG atatATTTGCCATTTGTGCTACTATAGTAATAGCAACGAAGTTGTTTCCGGATGTTTAGAAGCTTTAGATGCAATTGTTTGTTACAGTAATTTACAATCTGATTCATTGCAAACATTTATTATAGCATTGTGTGGAAGCGTCAATGTTGAAACATATTGCCAAATAAGTTGGAAA ATAATGCGTAATCTATTAGGTACACACATgggtcattctgcactatatacaATGTGTCGTATGTTACAAGATCCAAGttttcaacaagatgtacgttTACTACGGGGCGCAGTGTTTTATGTAAATATGGGTCTCTGGGGAACACATAGAATCCCAAAGTTAGAGTGTACACCAACATCTGTACTACCTTCATTTTACCAA GCTTTAAAATGTAATCATCCGGTTGTTATGTATGAGGTGACATTATCAATACAAAGATTAGTAAATAAATATGGTACTGAATTATGGGATCCTACATGGAATATTATCCTTGATATTATCAAAGAAGTTATTACTCATACAG AAACTAGTAATCAACCTGCAACCAGACAAGTTTCAGTAAGTTTGCACGAAACGATAAACAGTATTGAAAATTTACTGGATAGTAATCATTATAATGGCTCTGTTCAACGGTTTTATGAGCTTGTTGAACGTTGCAGTGATACACGAcct GAAGCTtctgttttaaaattaattgaatatcgAGCATATACCATAGGACCTACTCATTATCAGTGGCAATCTAGATTAGCCAATTTAATAGAGcgttattataaaattgaaacacgTACTAACATCAGGATGAAAATTCTTGATGTTTTAACGAATGTCATTGAAGTTAATAG ATTCAGGTATGAAGATGAATTGATTGAAAAAATAATCGTGCCATATTTTCAACATATTGATATGGATCCAGATATCACAATACGTAACAGTGTCGCACATTTAATTGTTGATCTTTGCCTTGAATGTGATACAAAACGATGTTTAGAACTTCTAGATATACTTGAGAAG gTGATTAACAAACCTTTCACTTCTGACACTCCAATTTTAAAAGATGTTGACATTAAAGATGTGAAGACTGCAGTAGTtggtgtaataaaaatattaacaacaaaaatttattgtttaccATCAAGTCATGCTATACGTGCTTACAAGATTCTAGTTAATCATTTAGAACAACACTATAAAGAACCGTCCATTTTCCATGATGCTTCTTCAGTTCGTTACTTG ATTTTTGAATGTTTCTTAAAAATTAGAGCAAACTCTCTTTATCATCTTGGATTTTTGGACACTGAAAATGGATTAGCAATAAAGTTTAGTCCATATTTAGTTTTAGAACATTCAACTGAACGAATGAACAGTGGAGGTGGTGGAACTAGCCCTCCACCAGCTAGTCCGGTTCCGTTACAGCACTTGTCTTGTCAGATTACTCATATATCGCTGGTACACGCATGTAAAGCTGTTATTTCCTGTATTAAATCAGAAAAAG ACTGGAAAATTTTGCAACTTGTATTAAAAGAATTACCTCAAGTAATGCAAAACAGAGCATTAATATTATCACGACATACAAACGATATCGATTTTACAGCAGTGCTTTGTTCAATG GTCAGTGACAAAAGTTTAAGGCTTCCAGAGTCGCTTTATAATGTCCCTCCAAAATTTACTCTTTCTGAATTTCGTGTTCATGTTTTTCCAGTATTGGCATCATTAGCTTCGTATCATGCACATTTAGAACCTAATTTACAACAACGcttaataaaatgttttgag GTTGGTTTAAAAGCAAAGTGTGCAAGTCAATGTGTTACTAGTCTCACAACTTGTATTTTAGAAATGCGCGATGCAATGAATAAACTGTTATCAGAAGTTcttttaaatttatcaaaaatttcagCAACAGTTCACATAGCTATaccaattttagaatttttatcta CTCTTACAAGGCTTCCAAAAGTTTTCGCAAATTTCATTGGAGATCAATACATGTCAGTGTTCGCAATTTTACTACCATATACAAATCCTTTTAAGTACGACCATTACACAGTATCGTTAGCACATCATGTAATTGCTGTATGGTTTTTGAAATGTCGTTTACCATTTCGAAGAGACTTTGTTAAATTTATTACTACA ggCTTAAAAGCTAATGTAATAGTTCCTTTCGAAGAAGGACATTTAATGAAGtcagattttaattttatgaacgAAGACTCCTCAAATAGAAAGCGTAGTTCAAGTTTAACAGAACAG GGTAGTAGAGGCCGAAGAGAAAGGCCAATAATGGCTAATCGTATGATAGGTGATGGTAAAGTTTCAGATTTGAAACCTCCAATTGATGAAGCTTTAATGACTTTCCATGTTGAACTTACCGAAACTTGTATTGATCTCATGGCTCGGTATACATTTTCAACTTACTCGGCTCGGCCTAAAAg ACTTCCAGCTGCAAAATTTCTTCTTAAAGAAGGCCAGTCGATGACATGGCTCCTTGGTAACAAACTTATCACTATAACAACTAGTGGTTGCAGTAATAAAGCAATGCGTGGAGGGCTTTGTGATAATTGTTGGATTGCATGTAAACCTAATTCTCAGTCGCCTGAACAGGTAAAAACAACCCACTTGAATTTAAGACGTGCATCTGGTGCTGAG GTAACGAAAGAAGATAAATTGTCCAGACAGTCTTCCGGAGGTCACAGCACTTCTAATGCAAATACAAATTCTCCAACAGAGGAATCTAGAAAAATGACAGATGATCTAAATGTACCAAAAAAAGATTATTCTGCAGAAAAAATGGATAAAGATCAAGTTGAATCATCAAAACTGGATCAAATACTTAATAGTGAAAAGCAAGAAGAGCACGTACTTTGTGCTTGTTGGTGTCAAGGTTGGGCTGAAATATATGTACGCAGACCTACGGGTGATATGTCTTGGGTGATGAGAATTCAAAATTCTATGCAATTCGAAACGTATGCAGACTTTCCTGTACACGACATAGTAGCTTTATACAAACCAAGTGAGGATTTAATGCAAAAGCAGAAAGAATCTCCATCTGAATGTTCTGGAGATGAG gATACTGGAGATAAAAACCATCAAGATCAAGTACGAAGTGATTATAATACTTTTACGAAATCTGTAATAACTTCTTCTGTGTCTACGGATCCAATTGCAATACCTGGTTCACCAGTGCGACCGAGTCCTTCAAGACAAAGCTCACACGACAGCTTAGAAAGTTTAGAAGACGGCGAAGATG ATTTACGTCGTTCTCGAAACCCAGTACGAAGATCAAACTCTAGTCCTGAAATGAGTGCTAATTGGAAAAATCCATTTTTGAATAAAGATAAATTGAACTTTCAACAGGAGCGAGAACTTCCATCGACAGATGTAGATGCTAAACTTGATGCTGAATTGAAAAAGCACGCAAAAAGCATGTATACAAAAGACATGag GGTTAGTTGCGAAGCAATACCAGAAGAAATGTTTGGCATGAGTACAACACCCCCATCATCTGAAAATGTATCAGATCATCCAATTGCTTTAAAATCACAACGCTCTTATCCAGGTGCAACACAAATAACTCAAATTATTACTACCACTATTAGCAATACTGTACCACCATCACCTACCACACAG GTTCAAGGAAACTTTTTGGGAATACAAGGACGCACAACACAAATGACCACTACGAAACCTCCACAATCACCAACACAAATTTATTCTCGGTTATCTAATTTTGATTCTAGTCAAAACTCATTAGGAGTAGAAAATAAATCGTTTCTTGGAAGAAATCACCTTATAGATAAG aaagaagaaaaacctGATCCTTCAATGTTACCTCCTCTGCCGTTACCTTTCCGCGACAGAGGTCATACAATTTCTGTAATGAGTCCTGTAAAGAAATCGCGTGGAGAATGGGACAATATACGTAGAGGAAATTCACCACGAATAAAAGATACTCCAAAAACTGGTATTAATCCtag TTTTGTATTTCTGCAGTTGTATCACACAGCACACTTCGGTTCTCCTTCAGAAAAACCTCTACTGGTTCCACAAACAACAGCTGTGCAAAGAGCAGTAACAAATTTAGATAGAATACAACCCTATGAAACTCATAAGATTGGAGTTCTTTATGTTGGTCCAGGGCAAGCTTCTAATGAGATTGAAATTTTGGCTAACCAACATGGATCCCTTCGATACACAGAATTTCTACAACGCCTGGGAACATTGGTTCGACTAAAGGATATTGATGAAAGTGTATTTTTAGGAGGTTTAGATCGTAATGGTGAAAATGGAAACTTTGCATATATTTGGCAAGATGACGTTACACAG GTAGCCTTTCATGTAGCTACTTTGATGCCAACAAAAGTAAGTGACCCCAAGTGTACATCTAAAAAACAGCATATAGGAAATAACTATGTTACTGTCGTTTATAACGAATCAGGAGAAGCCTATAATATACAAACTGTAAAA GGTCAGTTCAATTATGCATGTGTTGTAATTCAACCTTTAGATCATGGTACGAACCAAGTGACAGTTCAAGTAAAAGAAGAATTAGCAAAACACATTCGACATAATGAACCTAAAATTATTTCTGATCAAAATTTAGCTATTCTGTCTCGACAGCTTGCTCTTCATGCAAAT CTTGCTTCAATGGTTTCTTCATCTTTGGAACAAAATAGTCACAATCCATATGCCTCTAATTGGTTGGAGCGTTTGCGACATATAAAACGTCTCAGAAATCGTGTATTAcaagaattaataaataataatccaGATGGAGCAAGCGATGACTTGTCACCAAAAGCAAACAAACGTATATATATGGACGATTTTACTGAGTACACAAcatga